From the Candidatus Omnitrophota bacterium genome, the window TTGCTCCGGTATCCCATATTGCTTTGAAAGAAAAAAAATGTTTCTGTTTGGAAGAATCTATCGCTAATGGAATAGCAATTTTACAGTCTGTGACTAAAACCCGGGTAATACCGGGATACTGAATCTTAAATGCATGGTGAAATTTTCTCCCATTGTTCATTATCGAAAACAAACATTAGCAGAAAAAAATCTTTGTGTTAATTCATCTTGATTCTCAGATATTTTTTGTATTAAGAAAGTACCCGCCGAGTATTTTTGGGAAGATTCTTTAAGCGCGTTTTCTATAGTAGCATAACTGCCAACCACCTTTTTCCCTACAATAACAATAAATTTATTTGCATACTTCCTAAGTAGAGTTTTTTTATTTTTTTTAAAGTAGTTATATTCTTTTTCTAACATATTTACCTCCCATAACTCAATATCCTACGTCATTATGCGAATTTTAGAAGTTAATGTCAACGCACAAAGCTATCCCGTCCTGTAAACCGAGCGAAATTGGAACACGCTCCTTGAGGACGCATTTTGCGACCTCAAGATTGCACTCCATAAAGCTCCGCCAGATCTCTATCCAGCATTACATTCAGCCCTCTAATCCGAAATATCTTTTTTTCTATAATTTCCCGCGTCACAACATTTGTCATCCGCATAGCCCCCGGTTTTCTCGCCTCATATTTTCATCGCGACCTCAAAGTATCAGAACCGTCCCCAATACCCCCATGGAATTTTTGCAACAGGCTGTTGCAAAATTGCAGGGTTCCCGTATTCCTTTGCAAAACGAATCATATATCCTATATTTCTTTCGGAAAACCCCTTCACTTCGGACAATTCGTTCCTGATGTCTTTTGACAATTTAGGGATAACGCCGGCGCCCCATCCTTCTTCCTTTTGCCTTTTCTCTATCAATCGCCCAATATCCCAGTAAAGATAAATTAATTCCGCATTTACATATGAAACAGCCC encodes:
- a CDS encoding DUF1016 domain-containing protein; this encodes MQIKKNNYLDLLTQVKSRIQNSQLRAVSYVNAELIYLYWDIGRLIEKRQKEEGWGAGVIPKLSKDIRNELSEVKGFSERNIGYMIRFAKEYGNPAILQQPVAKIPWGYWGRF